From the genome of Pseudomonadota bacterium:
ATCCCGATGGGCACGAGGCCCCAAGCGTGCTCGCAGCGTCGCCCGGCCTGCTAGAAGCAACTCGCCGTTGGTATGAGAGTGTATTCTCAGTATCCATTTACCTTCGTGAGCAAGCGGAGTTCCGACTTCTAGAAGCACGGTCAGCCGGAACTTCAACTGCCGTGGCAATCGAGCAGGCCGGGCAGGGCCTCATTCAAGCCCTGCCGGTCGTCGTTCGCATGCTGACGCGCAGCGACGCCGCCGCCGGAATTGATGTGATCGAACATCCCGAAGCCGAGCTTCACCCAGCCGCGCATCCGAGCATTGCGGACCTTCTTTTGAAGCACTCGGTGCTCCTAGCTCGACCACTCGTCGTGGAGACGCATTCGGAGCTGCTGCTCCTGCGTGCACGACGATGGGTCGCCGAAGGACGCTTGGTTCCCGAACAAGTTGCGGTTCATTGGATCGACGAGAGCAGCAAAGGTGGGACGACCGCCCGCCAGATCAAGATTACGGATGAAGGAGACGTAGAGGACTGGCCTGAGGGGGTCTTCTACGAAGACTATGAAGAGATTCTGGCTATCCGCAGGGCCTCTCGAACGAGGTCCAAACCATGATTGTTCAAATCACGCCGGCTGCAGCCGCGGATGCGACGGCGCACAGATGGCTAGACACAATTCTGCGAAAAGTCGAGGACGGTTGGCACATCTGGGAAGTCACTGGACTGGAGACTTTCTCGGATTCCTCCTGGGTGGCGGACCGAGGCAGCGCTGGCACATGGGTACAAGAGCTCTTTGTGGCCGCTGTCCGACGAAGCGCATGGGGTTCCAACGCGCCGCATCACCGACGCCTCCGCGTGGTGCAAACGCGAATTCAGCACGATGAGCTGACGCCCGAGAAGGCGGCACGACTCGCGGAGGAGCCGTTTGTTGTACTTGTGGAGAACCGCTTCAGCGACCGTGCGTTCCTAACTCGTGTGGTCCGCGAACTGGATCATCGGTTGGCTAGGTTGCTGAATAACGTCACGGAGCCGATACGTTTCGATAGTTTGGGAGGGAAGGGA
Proteins encoded in this window:
- a CDS encoding DUF3696 domain-containing protein, which gives rise to METHSELLLLRARRWVAEGRLVPEQVAVHWIDESSKGGTTARQIKITDEGDVEDWPEGVFYEDYEEILAIRRASRTRSKP